The following proteins are encoded in a genomic region of Cyclonatronum proteinivorum:
- a CDS encoding ATP-dependent Clp protease ATP-binding subunit, whose translation MEGNFSNRVRDVIQFSREEALRLGHDYIGTEHLILGIIRLDDGVAVRILQNLNCDLSKLKKTIEDTVRGTGGAITVGNIPLTKQAEKVLRITYLEAKLYKSDTIGTEHLLLSLLRDDENIAAQILHQFNIGYDSVREELDLIISGKPRSQDKSGGDSGAAMAASDVPPSKSYKPSSGSGDSKKMEKTKTPVLDNFGRDLTKLAEESKLDPIVGREKEIERLAQVLSRRKKNNPVLIGEPGVGKTAIAEGLALRIVERKVSRVLYEKRVVALDLAALVAGTKYRGQFEERMKAVMTELEKVSNVILFIDELHTIVGAGGASGSLDASNMLKPALARGDVQAIGATTLNEYRQFIEKDGALERRFQKIMVDPTTPDETAIILNQIKNKYEKHHSVRYTDEAIEACVKLTDRYVTDRFLPDKAIDALDEAGARVHLANITVPQHIIDLEEQIEKATEEKNKMVKSQRFEDAARLRDTEKKLMEELENAQKDWEVESEKIVFDVNEEDVAKVVGMMTGIPVSKIAQSEGTKLLKMREELTRQVIGQDEAIVKLSKAIQRTRAGLKDPARPIGSFIFLGPTGVGKTELAKSLSRYLFDVDDALVRIDMSEYMEKFSVSRLVGAPPGYVGYEEGGILTEKVRRKPYSVVLLDEIEKAHPDVFNLLLQVLDDGILTDSLGRKVDFRNTIIIMTSNIGARDIKNLGRGIGFSPTESAFDYAKMKSVIQDALRKVFNPEFLNRVDDVIVFKPLEKEDIFKIIDNMADLLFKRIRDLNFNVEITKGAKDFLSEKGFDPKYGARPLKRAIQKYVEDPLAEELLSAQKEEGATIRIKMNASRDNLTFEWKSPEQSGGSESETTDEEETSSKEA comes from the coding sequence ATGGAGGGTAACTTCTCAAACCGAGTGCGGGATGTAATACAGTTCAGCCGTGAAGAAGCACTGCGGCTGGGCCACGATTACATTGGTACAGAACATCTCATCTTAGGCATTATCCGCCTTGATGACGGAGTTGCTGTTCGCATTCTACAAAATCTCAACTGCGATCTTTCTAAACTCAAAAAAACCATCGAAGATACCGTCCGCGGTACTGGCGGTGCAATTACCGTCGGCAACATACCCCTGACCAAACAGGCCGAGAAAGTACTGCGCATTACCTATCTTGAAGCCAAACTGTACAAAAGTGATACCATAGGCACCGAACACCTGCTGCTTTCACTGCTGCGCGACGATGAGAACATTGCTGCGCAAATACTCCATCAGTTTAATATCGGCTATGATAGCGTTCGTGAAGAACTTGACCTTATAATATCCGGCAAACCAAGAAGTCAGGATAAATCAGGCGGTGATTCAGGTGCAGCTATGGCAGCTTCAGATGTACCACCATCAAAAAGTTATAAACCTTCATCCGGAAGCGGTGACAGTAAGAAAATGGAAAAAACTAAAACTCCCGTATTAGACAATTTTGGCCGGGATTTGACCAAGCTGGCCGAAGAATCCAAATTGGACCCCATCGTAGGACGCGAAAAAGAAATTGAGCGCCTAGCACAGGTTCTGAGTCGCAGAAAGAAAAATAATCCTGTGCTCATCGGTGAACCCGGCGTGGGGAAAACAGCGATTGCCGAAGGGCTTGCGCTGCGTATTGTAGAGCGCAAAGTATCCCGCGTGTTATATGAAAAGCGGGTTGTCGCCCTTGATCTTGCCGCGCTGGTCGCAGGCACGAAATACCGCGGTCAGTTCGAAGAGCGCATGAAAGCGGTCATGACGGAGCTGGAAAAAGTAAGCAACGTCATCCTGTTTATTGATGAGCTTCATACCATTGTAGGTGCCGGCGGCGCTTCCGGGTCGCTCGACGCTTCGAACATGCTCAAGCCTGCGCTCGCACGCGGCGACGTTCAGGCCATAGGCGCGACTACGCTCAATGAGTATCGTCAGTTTATTGAAAAAGACGGTGCGCTCGAGCGTCGGTTCCAGAAAATTATGGTCGATCCCACTACGCCGGATGAAACCGCCATCATTCTGAATCAGATTAAAAACAAGTACGAGAAACATCACTCGGTTCGCTACACAGACGAAGCCATTGAAGCCTGTGTTAAGCTGACCGACCGTTACGTAACCGATCGCTTCCTGCCCGATAAGGCCATCGACGCCCTTGATGAAGCGGGTGCCCGCGTACACCTTGCCAATATCACCGTGCCGCAGCACATCATCGATCTCGAAGAGCAAATTGAAAAAGCTACGGAAGAGAAGAACAAGATGGTAAAAAGCCAGCGTTTTGAAGACGCGGCACGCCTGCGGGATACCGAGAAAAAACTCATGGAAGAGCTCGAAAACGCCCAAAAAGACTGGGAAGTCGAGTCCGAGAAAATTGTCTTCGATGTGAATGAAGAAGACGTCGCCAAGGTCGTTGGGATGATGACCGGCATTCCGGTTTCCAAAATCGCGCAGAGTGAAGGCACCAAGCTTCTCAAAATGCGCGAAGAGCTTACCCGGCAAGTTATAGGTCAGGACGAAGCCATTGTAAAGCTTTCCAAGGCCATACAGCGCACCCGCGCAGGTCTCAAAGATCCGGCCCGCCCCATTGGTTCGTTTATTTTCCTGGGACCTACAGGCGTCGGAAAGACGGAGCTTGCGAAAAGCCTTTCACGCTATCTGTTTGATGTGGATGACGCGCTTGTCCGCATTGACATGAGTGAGTACATGGAAAAGTTCTCTGTATCGAGACTTGTCGGAGCGCCCCCGGGCTACGTCGGTTACGAAGAAGGCGGCATTCTCACAGAGAAGGTCCGGCGCAAGCCTTACTCGGTAGTACTGCTCGATGAAATTGAGAAAGCACACCCCGATGTATTCAACCTGCTGCTGCAGGTACTCGACGACGGAATCCTGACCGACTCTCTTGGCCGCAAAGTTGATTTCCGGAACACCATCATTATTATGACATCGAATATTGGTGCACGGGATATCAAGAACCTGGGTCGCGGTATCGGTTTCAGCCCGACCGAATCTGCCTTTGACTACGCGAAGATGAAGTCCGTCATTCAAGACGCGCTCCGGAAGGTTTTCAATCCGGAATTCCTGAACCGCGTTGATGATGTGATTGTCTTCAAGCCGCTCGAAAAAGAAGACATTTTCAAAATTATCGACAATATGGCGGACCTGCTCTTTAAGCGAATCCGCGATCTCAACTTCAATGTAGAGATTACCAAAGGTGCTAAGGATTTCCTGAGTGAGAAGGGCTTTGATCCGAAATACGGTGCCCGGCCCCTGAAGCGTGCCATCCAAAAGTACGTGGAAGATCCGCTCGCAGAAGAGCTGCTGTCCGCTCAAAAGGAAGAAGGTGCAACCATCCGGATTAAGATGAACGCTTCGCGCGATAATCTCACCTTTGAGTGGAAGAGCCCGGAACAGTCAGGTGGAAGCGAAAGCGAAACAACGGACGAAGAAGAGACAAGCTCCAAAGAAGCCTGA
- a CDS encoding efflux RND transporter permease subunit, producing the protein MSSLSSLSIRRPVLASVMAITIILFGVIGYNYLGVREYPAVDPPIVTVTTNYTGANADIVESQITEPLEESINGIAGIRTMTSVSREGRSTITVEFELGIDMEAAANDVRDRVSRSIRRLPPDVDNPIVSKADADSSPIVFLNVRSDLRDMMELTEFAITEFKERFETIPGVSEVNIWGQKRYSMRLWMEPSRLAAYGLTPIDIRNALAAQNVELPSGRIEGASTELTVRTLSRLSTPEEFNNMIIRQNGDDIVRFRDVGLAMLGPQNERTILKRDGIPMVGVVLVPQPGANNIAIADEFYNRLEVIKRDLPEDVSVAIGFDVTEYIRASIAEVRQTIFIAFGLVMLIIFMFLRDWRTTLIPIIVIPIALIGAFFVMFILGFSINVLTMLGLVLAIGLVVDDAIVVMENIYAKIEMGMNPIEAGLKGSREIFFAVVSTTTALVAVFLPVIFLEGLTGRLFREFGLVLAGAVVISSFVALSLSPMLCSKILKKRERESWIHRVTEPFYVALNSGYRKALGAFIKVRWAAFLIILAAGGMIAYFGLNLQQELSPLEDRSRMRIFATGPEGVTFQYMDDYVDEVVAALNEEVPELEAIISVTSPGFGATSSVNSAFVNVILKDPSERSRSQFEVADHVSDLLRNHTAARGFVTQEQSIRAQRGGLPVQYVIQAPNFEKLREYLPRFMDAAADDPTFSVVDVDLKFNKPELSIEINRERARALGVSIRDVAQTLQLAFSGQRFDYFIMNGKQYEVIGQMGRAFRNDPRDLASIYVRSESGQLIQLDNLITISEDNNPPQLFRFNRFVSATVSAGLASGYSLGDGINAMDRIAASELDDTFATSLTGTSRDFQESSDSLLYAFMLAVVLIYLILAAQFESFRDPFTILFTVPLAIGGALMTLYFFGQTINIFSQIGMIMLIGLVTKNAILIVEFANQRKEAGLSVMEAIQDAAAARFRPILMTSLSTVLGVLPIALALGAGSESRVSMGIAIIGGLLFASLLTLFVIPAIYSYFSKEGANRSINIEDYDLEVKPRLQTETA; encoded by the coding sequence ATGAGCAGTCTTTCGTCACTCAGCATACGCCGTCCCGTTCTGGCTTCGGTCATGGCCATCACCATCATTCTCTTCGGCGTAATTGGCTATAACTACCTTGGTGTCCGGGAATATCCCGCGGTCGATCCGCCTATCGTGACTGTAACGACCAATTATACCGGCGCCAATGCCGATATTGTGGAATCGCAAATCACCGAGCCGCTCGAAGAGTCCATCAACGGCATTGCGGGCATTCGCACGATGACATCCGTGTCGCGCGAAGGCAGGAGTACCATCACGGTGGAGTTCGAGCTCGGTATTGATATGGAAGCTGCCGCCAATGATGTGCGTGACCGGGTTTCCCGCTCCATCCGGCGGCTGCCGCCCGACGTAGATAACCCCATCGTTTCAAAGGCCGACGCCGACAGCAGCCCTATCGTTTTCCTGAATGTGCGCAGTGATTTGCGGGATATGATGGAGCTGACCGAGTTTGCCATCACGGAATTCAAGGAGCGGTTCGAAACCATCCCGGGCGTGAGTGAAGTCAATATTTGGGGGCAGAAACGCTACTCCATGCGGCTGTGGATGGAGCCTTCACGGCTTGCCGCCTACGGCCTGACGCCCATTGATATCCGCAACGCACTCGCGGCCCAAAATGTGGAGCTGCCTTCCGGCCGTATCGAAGGGGCGAGTACCGAGCTCACGGTGCGCACCCTGAGCCGGCTGAGCACACCGGAAGAGTTCAACAATATGATTATCCGGCAAAACGGGGATGACATTGTGCGTTTCCGGGATGTCGGTCTTGCTATGCTCGGCCCGCAAAACGAGCGCACCATCCTGAAACGCGACGGGATCCCCATGGTCGGTGTCGTGCTCGTGCCGCAGCCGGGCGCCAATAACATCGCCATTGCTGACGAATTTTATAACCGGCTCGAAGTTATCAAACGCGACCTGCCGGAAGACGTAAGCGTAGCCATCGGCTTTGATGTCACCGAGTACATCAGGGCCTCCATCGCGGAAGTGCGGCAAACGATTTTCATCGCCTTCGGACTCGTAATGCTCATCATCTTTATGTTCCTTCGGGACTGGCGCACGACGCTCATCCCCATCATCGTGATTCCCATCGCGCTGATCGGGGCCTTTTTTGTGATGTTCATCCTCGGCTTTTCCATCAACGTACTCACCATGCTCGGACTGGTGCTGGCCATTGGTCTGGTCGTTGATGACGCCATCGTGGTCATGGAAAACATCTACGCCAAAATTGAGATGGGGATGAATCCCATCGAAGCCGGACTCAAAGGCTCCCGCGAAATCTTTTTTGCGGTCGTTTCCACGACAACGGCGCTTGTTGCGGTGTTTCTGCCGGTGATTTTCCTGGAAGGCCTCACAGGCCGCCTGTTCCGCGAGTTCGGACTGGTGCTGGCCGGTGCGGTCGTCATTTCTTCCTTTGTAGCGCTTTCGCTCTCGCCCATGCTTTGCTCGAAAATCCTCAAAAAACGCGAGCGCGAATCCTGGATTCACCGCGTCACTGAGCCGTTTTATGTGGCCCTGAACAGCGGCTACCGCAAGGCACTGGGCGCATTCATAAAAGTCCGGTGGGCGGCCTTCCTCATCATTCTGGCCGCAGGGGGGATGATTGCCTACTTCGGTCTGAACCTGCAGCAGGAGCTCTCGCCCCTCGAAGATCGCAGCCGCATGCGCATTTTCGCCACAGGTCCGGAAGGCGTCACCTTTCAGTACATGGATGATTATGTTGATGAAGTTGTTGCGGCCCTCAATGAAGAAGTGCCTGAACTTGAAGCCATCATATCGGTGACCTCCCCCGGCTTTGGCGCAACAAGCTCGGTCAACTCGGCTTTTGTGAACGTCATCCTCAAAGACCCCTCCGAGCGCTCCCGCTCACAGTTTGAAGTGGCTGACCATGTTTCGGATTTGCTCCGAAACCACACGGCAGCCCGCGGCTTTGTAACGCAGGAGCAAAGCATTCGCGCGCAGCGGGGCGGCCTGCCGGTGCAGTACGTGATTCAGGCCCCTAACTTCGAAAAGCTGCGCGAATACCTGCCACGCTTCATGGACGCCGCTGCCGACGACCCCACCTTTTCCGTTGTGGATGTCGATCTCAAATTCAACAAACCCGAGCTCAGCATTGAAATCAACCGGGAACGGGCAAGGGCGCTGGGCGTATCCATCCGCGATGTTGCGCAAACCCTGCAGCTTGCCTTCAGCGGACAGCGCTTCGACTACTTCATCATGAACGGCAAGCAGTACGAAGTCATCGGGCAGATGGGGCGGGCCTTCCGCAACGATCCGCGCGATTTGGCCTCCATCTATGTGCGCTCAGAAAGCGGACAGCTCATTCAGCTCGATAACCTCATCACCATCAGTGAAGACAACAATCCGCCGCAGCTGTTCCGCTTTAACCGTTTCGTATCCGCAACCGTGTCGGCAGGGCTGGCAAGCGGCTACTCGCTCGGGGATGGCATTAACGCCATGGACCGCATAGCGGCAAGCGAGCTCGACGACACCTTCGCGACCTCCCTCACCGGAACCTCCCGCGATTTTCAGGAAAGCTCAGACAGCCTTCTCTACGCCTTCATGCTGGCCGTCGTGCTGATTTATCTCATCCTTGCCGCGCAGTTCGAAAGCTTCCGCGATCCCTTCACCATTCTGTTTACGGTGCCCCTCGCCATCGGCGGCGCGCTCATGACCCTGTACTTCTTTGGTCAAACCATCAACATCTTCTCACAAATCGGTATGATCATGCTGATTGGCCTTGTAACCAAAAACGCCATCCTGATTGTCGAATTCGCCAATCAGCGCAAAGAAGCCGGCCTCTCTGTAATGGAGGCCATTCAGGACGCCGCCGCCGCCCGCTTCCGCCCGATTCTCATGACGAGCCTCTCAACCGTGCTGGGCGTGCTGCCGATTGCCCTCGCCCTTGGCGCCGGAAGTGAAAGCCGGGTTTCCATGGGTATCGCCATCATCGGCGGCCTTCTGTTTGCAAGCCTCCTCACGCTTTTTGTGATCCCCGCCATATACTCCTACTTCTCCAAAGAAGGCGCAAACCGCAGCATTAACATCGAAGATTACGACCTCGAAGTAAAGCCCCGCCTGCAAACCGAAACCGCCTGA
- a CDS encoding efflux RND transporter periplasmic adaptor subunit — protein sequence MNKLTVGVLTALAGAVLLFSLLLPRLSGGDDGGAGTVSAQPQTAPQQNDRRLAVRAVVMEPQTFENRISSTGTVVADESVTLQAEVSGRVTSINFTEGELVNAGNLLVKINDADLQAELRRAQYRRNLAEIREQRMASLLERNATSQQEYDTALNELMVIQAEIDLINARIAQTEIRAPFDGIIGLRAISPGSYITPQTYITELQKVNRVKVDFSVPERFSGMVVQGQAFRFNRQGSENTYDGEVYAIQPRVEPDTRTLRLRGVAENTDNVLLPGAFVEVDLALRAIDRALMAPSEAIIPEMGGQSVYVYRNGKAERRQVEIGVRTDRRVHITEGLAQGDTLLTTGMLQLRPGMDVRIAEIRSSAQQ from the coding sequence ATGAATAAACTGACGGTTGGTGTTCTCACTGCCCTTGCTGGCGCAGTGCTTTTGTTTTCATTATTATTGCCCCGGCTTAGCGGCGGGGATGATGGGGGGGCAGGCACGGTTTCGGCTCAGCCGCAGACCGCGCCACAGCAAAATGACCGGCGTCTCGCGGTGCGTGCCGTTGTGATGGAGCCCCAAACCTTTGAAAACCGGATCAGCTCCACCGGCACGGTTGTCGCGGATGAGAGCGTGACGCTTCAGGCGGAAGTCTCCGGGCGGGTAACAAGCATTAATTTTACGGAAGGTGAGCTGGTTAATGCCGGAAATCTACTGGTGAAAATCAATGACGCGGATCTGCAGGCGGAGTTGCGCCGGGCACAATACCGCCGGAATCTGGCCGAAATCAGAGAACAGCGCATGGCGTCTCTTCTCGAGCGAAATGCCACTTCGCAGCAGGAGTACGATACCGCGCTCAATGAGCTGATGGTCATTCAGGCGGAAATTGATCTCATTAATGCGCGTATCGCTCAAACGGAAATTCGTGCGCCCTTCGATGGTATTATCGGACTTCGGGCCATTTCTCCCGGCAGCTACATTACGCCACAGACGTACATCACAGAGCTGCAGAAAGTCAACCGGGTGAAGGTTGACTTTTCGGTTCCGGAGCGGTTTTCGGGCATGGTTGTGCAGGGGCAGGCGTTCCGCTTCAACCGGCAGGGTTCCGAAAATACCTATGATGGCGAAGTCTATGCGATTCAGCCGCGGGTTGAGCCGGACACCCGGACGCTGCGCCTGCGGGGTGTTGCTGAAAACACCGATAACGTACTCCTGCCCGGGGCCTTTGTTGAAGTGGACCTTGCGCTTCGTGCCATCGACCGGGCGCTGATGGCACCTTCCGAAGCCATCATTCCGGAAATGGGCGGGCAAAGCGTGTATGTGTACCGCAACGGCAAGGCCGAGCGCCGTCAGGTTGAAATCGGCGTCAGAACCGACCGTCGCGTGCATATCACCGAAGGCCTTGCGCAGGGCGACACGCTTCTGACGACCGGCATGTTGCAGCTTCGGCCGGGCATGGATGTCCGTATCGCAGAAATCCGCAGCTCCGCACAGCAATAA
- a CDS encoding magnesium transporter MgtE N-terminal domain-containing protein has protein sequence MNTYPFPKGGAAELYDFSNLYELRNACYNLDTEKIIHYANSADTDEVISLLLVLEGEKKRALINGLSVASILDVAEDLHVSELANLLDELDERKRTQIMGQLSDHTLYRLGSMKKLFLKSRTE, from the coding sequence ATGAACACCTATCCCTTTCCAAAAGGCGGAGCCGCTGAGCTGTATGATTTCAGCAACCTTTATGAGCTTCGCAATGCCTGCTACAATCTCGATACGGAGAAAATTATACACTACGCCAATTCAGCTGACACTGACGAGGTGATTTCGCTGCTTCTTGTACTTGAAGGCGAAAAAAAGCGCGCGCTTATCAACGGACTTTCCGTAGCGTCCATTCTCGATGTTGCAGAAGATCTTCATGTAAGTGAGCTCGCAAACTTGCTGGATGAACTTGATGAGCGCAAGCGAACCCAAATTATGGGTCAGCTTTCGGATCATACGCTTTACCGGCTGGGTTCCATGAAGAAGCTTTTTTTGAAATCCAGGACGGAGTGA